In Desulfofustis limnaeus, the genomic stretch ACAACCCCAGCTGCTGCAATGCCAACAACCGTTCCTGCTGCATACATAACGGCATTGGTGACAGACCCTAGCAGATCAAATACCTCGTCTAGAAATCTCATGAGCCGCCCTCCCAATATTGATGAATTAGGCTCTTGTAATTGAGTTGTTCATATACACTCAGTTGCTAGTAGGTCGTTACCACAATTGATATGGATCCGCAATATCAGAAAATATTCTACAATCCCGAATTATAGGTGCCAAGGTTGGTTGATCTTGCAATGTTCTTTTCGGAGAACAGAAAATGAACAAACACGAAGTAATTACGGTGCTGGGTTAGATGAACCGTCAGGATGCGAAGGGTGCAAGGGCCAAACTTATTGATAATGCTCGCACGATAACCAATATCTGAATAAAGATCAGCTTCCTCATCATCAATAAAATATACTGCTCTCCTAAACGTTGACTAGCCGTACCTTACAAAACTAGCCCCCACCTCTGTCCAGCAATCTCCCAGGAAAGACTGTAAGTATGTTCCGCTTCACGCCGAAGACGCTCAAATGTCCGCCAGCGCATGTATTTTGGTTTAAAGAGAATCGGTTCAAACAAATTCATATCAGCGCCCAGTCGTTTCCGAATTTTTCGTACCCGCCGCAGCATCCGGTCAGCTTCGTTCTCATGTTGGCTTGCGTGGTTCAGGCCGTAGCAGGTTCGGCAGAGAAATAATTTTCCAGCACCACACAATACTGCCACTCGTTTATGGCAACGTGGGCATTGGAACCAAAGGCGATGTCCACCAAAATAGCATTCCGAGCGTGAAAGACCAATGATCTGCTCGACCGGTGACCACTCCCCATTGCGGCCCCGATGATTGTAATTCAGAATGAAGGTGTCTCCTGCCATTCTGGCCGCAATGGTGCCGGTGTTAGAACCATTGCAGCTCCACGAAATGGTTCCTGAATACCCTGGCCGCAAGCACCCCTCCTTTTTGAGCCAGCGAATGTCTATGCGATTCGTCTCTTCAACCGTCGATTTGGCGTTCCATTTTCGCCCAGATCCGTAACCGCCCATTTGTGACCTCCATTTATTTATCGAAATCAAAAGGGAAATATAGACTTTCCTAGGTCTATGTCTCCATCAAGGATCCTCGTCAAAGATCTATCTAGAGCAATCGGTTTTGGGCAGATGTCGCTCTCTTATCTTCAAGCTTGTCCTCAGGACTAATAAAATTGACGATAATCCTCTCTGAGCATTTTGGGATTTCTCTGTCCTTGCCTCGTCGTAGATGCTTATCGAAAAGACCGTACAACTCTGCTTTTTTGGTGATTGCCTTTATTGCCGGTGAAGGCTGCTTCATCTCTAGCGCCATTTTGATGATTGCATCGTATTCAGCTACCACGCTGTCAATGATTACCCCATGTCTGCTTCTTGCACCTTCCTTGAACTCTTCTACCCTTAGCTGAACATTAGCATTGGACAGAAGCTTTGATGCGTTTACGTGTACCGAACCCTCTTTCCAGTTACGGGCGCGTGGATAAGTCCTTCGGTATGCTTCTGAAGCGTTGCCGGTTACCACGAACTCCATGGCGAATTGTTCTTGCCTTGGTGATAGTTGTGTGATGGTCTCCATTATCTACTCCCTTCAAAATGGTCCGCCGCAATAACTCGGTATCGCGGTCCGGTTGTTTTGCTGCCCCTTGCTCTCCTTGGTGTACGAAACGACGGTGCCAGCGATTTCAACGCTCCAGCAACTCAACTGAAAGTCGTTTCTCCATTGCCCCGGCTCCGGTTGCCAAGAATTGATTGCCGCCGTACCGGATACGCCGATCTCCGCACCTTCGCCAGCAGCCTGGATCGCGTCGGCTACTCCAGCGAACGCGACACACAGGAATCTGTACTGATCGACGTTGATGAAAAACTTGACCATCGAGGTTCCTTTTTTGGTCGAGATTGACCGTATCCTGCTGACCTGGCCGGTCATTTCAACCTTGTTCTTTTCCATGACCATCCTCGCAATTAATGTTTGTTAGGCACAGTATAAACAAGCGCCCGTGCATTCTTTACTTCCAGCCATCGCGCCCATTGCCTTGGGGTTCCTTTCGGGTGAATGTGTCTCTCGATTTCGGCATCAGATGCGCCCACTGATAGCAGTGCATCCAGTATCGGAGTCTGTAACAGCCCACCACGAACCCTGAACTCGCCGTTGTTAAGATACGGTACGCCGGTGGGCTGCCTGGTCAGGATGTCAATCACCGCCGCCTTGTGGTTCCTTAGACGGACAGCCATTTCTTGTGGCAGGGGTTCCGCTGCGGCATAATGCAGCCCGTTGCCCTCCACAGTAAGAACGAT encodes the following:
- a CDS encoding terminase small subunit — translated: METITQLSPRQEQFAMEFVVTGNASEAYRRTYPRARNWKEGSVHVNASKLLSNANVQLRVEEFKEGARSRHGVIIDSVVAEYDAIIKMALEMKQPSPAIKAITKKAELYGLFDKHLRRGKDREIPKCSERIIVNFISPEDKLEDKRATSAQNRLL